A segment of the bacterium genome:
TCATAATTCCCTTTATCTTTAAAAGCTATCCCTATATTAGATAGGATCCTCGCCACGTCATCATTGTCACTGCCAAGATTTTTTTCTATAATCACTAATGCCTTTTTGTACATATCGATCGCTTCATCATTATTGCCTAAGGCATTTTGAATGAGGCCGATATTATTATAACTCCATCCGACGTCGACGTGATTTTCGCCCAGCAACTCTTTTCGTAAAGCCAACGCTTTTTCAAAATTGGCCAATGCGCTGTCGTTTTTCCCGAGCGCCCATTGTACAAGTCCCAATTTGTTGTATGCTGTAGCGACGCCGGTGCTTTTTTCGCCTAGAAATTGTATTCCGTCGCTGATCGATTGTTTGAATAACTCGGAAGCTTTACGGTATTCTCCTTTGTAACGGTAATTTTCTGCGATCATTGTCTGACAATCAATCTGAGCAGCGCGATTACCGTCTTTTTTGTAAAATTCTCCGGCCTTCTGAAAGTAAGCGATTGAGCTATCAAAGGACGACCAATTGAGCAGTGAATCGGCTTTGAGGTAATAATGGCGGGCTAATGTTGTATCCGGAATTGAATCCGTAGACGCAGAAACTTCGCGTTGGTAATTGTACTGCATGGTAATCGTCAGTACCATGGCAATAATCAATAAAAAGAAAATCGGTAACAGCCAAGTTTTCAAATTCATAATAGGGTCATTGGATGGGGTTGGATGCGCGGTAATATATAACGCGAAAGTTTATGAGGCAATAGAT
Coding sequences within it:
- a CDS encoding tetratricopeptide repeat protein, which translates into the protein MNLKTWLLPIFFLLIIAMVLTITMQYNYQREVSASTDSIPDTTLARHYYLKADSLLNWSSFDSSIAYFQKAGEFYKKDGNRAAQIDCQTMIAENYRYKGEYRKASELFKQSISDGIQFLGEKSTGVATAYNKLGLVQWALGKNDSALANFEKALALRKELLGENHVDVGWSYNNIGLIQNALGNNDEAIDMYKKALVIIEKNLGSDNDDVARILSNIGIAFKDKGNY